Below is a genomic region from Geoglobus acetivorans.
CAGGAACAATCTTGAAGGTCTTAACGCCGTCCACAACGATTTCCACTCTTCTGATCAGCCCTTCCTTCTCAAGCTTTCTGAGAATTCTTGAGCATTTGCTGCTGTCTATGTTGAGCTCTTTCCACAAATCTTTCTGCAAAACAGCCCCTTTTTCCTCAACGAGCTTCAAAATCTGGTCCCTGATTTCCATTTTCACTCCTCAAAAGGCTGTATGAGGATAACATTGTTGCC
It encodes:
- a CDS encoding MarR family transcriptional regulator, which translates into the protein MEIRDQILKLVEEKGAVLQKDLWKELNIDSSKCSRILRKLEKEGLIRRVEIVVDGVKTFKIVPADAEEEEEDELNLMEIMQKYEDITGLPPCFGCRVFDCDPRECLKIEIWFLRKATIG